In Bacillus sp. Cs-700, one genomic interval encodes:
- a CDS encoding TetR/AcrR family transcriptional regulator, whose product MTFDRKKSIMEAAEKSFSMFGYKATTMDQVAKIANVGKGTIYNFFKNKEELFNEIVRGMVIELKELAQDSIHREDTFFENLHRALYSVLEHRREHKLAIKLSQEVREIGTPAAMDALNLVEKAILHFLEQEIERGISDGEVKRCDPSLAAFLMFKMYIALIFDWEKTHPSFSKEEIANHLEFYMMSGIKTEEQ is encoded by the coding sequence ATGACGTTCGATCGAAAGAAGAGCATAATGGAAGCAGCCGAAAAATCATTTTCAATGTTTGGCTACAAAGCGACAACAATGGATCAAGTTGCCAAAATTGCGAATGTAGGAAAGGGAACAATCTATAATTTCTTTAAAAATAAAGAGGAACTGTTCAATGAAATTGTACGCGGAATGGTTATTGAACTGAAAGAACTTGCTCAAGATTCCATTCATAGAGAGGATACGTTTTTTGAAAATCTTCATCGTGCTCTCTATAGTGTATTGGAACATCGGCGGGAGCATAAGTTGGCGATAAAGCTCTCTCAAGAAGTACGTGAGATTGGAACCCCTGCAGCTATGGATGCTTTGAACCTTGTAGAAAAGGCGATCCTTCATTTTCTTGAACAAGAGATTGAACGTGGCATTTCAGATGGCGAAGTGAAAAGATGTGATCCATCTCTTGCAGCCTTTCTTATGTTCAAAATGTATATCGCGCTTATTTTCGATTGGGAAAAAACGCATCCTTCCTTTAGTAAAGAAGAAATAGCAAATCACCTTGAATTTTATATGATGAGTGGAATTAAGACGGAAGAGCAGTAG
- a CDS encoding YhgE/Pip domain-containing protein: protein MKKSSKQFRSEWASLLKNKKILIPVIAVLFIPVLYSGMFLWAFWDPYENLDQIPVAVVNSDNGADFEGEHLEIGNELVDKLKDEPEFKWDFVDEEEANKGLEDQTYYMKIHIPEDFSEKSTTVLDEHPDKLNLEYVPNESFNFLAGQIGGTAVSEIKSQIAENITENYSELVFDKFSEIADGLSEASDGAGELADGSSELKDGTKQLKDNLASLNEGSIELTNGISSAENGSIDLANGISEANQGTTNLLDGLKEKQPQVSQLADGSSQLSNGLGELSSNMGDFKGGQEQLLAGVKQSKDGTKQLMDGLNASVSALENKSLPSVDAEGLKQSLTSGVTNASAVPKELQGVIESIQGSDQYTDEQKQALISQLQPIAEKSGTAAKSVGEAATQFSNEAEKLSGASSNLDALVEGQRQLAQGATALYEGQVDLEQGLEKFGDKINQASAGINQLHNGAIQVADGTNTVASGWNSLIDNVGTLNSGMNELSNGSQELASGLSELEGGSSELSTGAGKLADGSKDLDSGAQKLTDGTSELRDKLGDAAEETSNTNADDETYSMFADPVKVDTEAVSGVPNYGTGFAPYFLSLGLFVGALLMSIVFPLRDPAGTPRTAIGWFMSKYGILLVVGVIQALVSDAVLLYALQIEVQSVPLFLLFSVVSSLAYMTLIQFFVTTLGDPGRFVAIIILILQLTTSAGTFPLELIPEGLQVFNTWLPMTYTVSGLKAVISSGDFAFMWKNVYVLLGFIAIFAIGTITFFFVELKKRKKHGLEPAMNE, encoded by the coding sequence ATGAAGAAATCATCAAAACAATTTCGCTCTGAATGGGCGTCATTGCTTAAGAATAAAAAAATCTTAATTCCAGTCATTGCTGTGTTGTTTATACCGGTATTATATAGTGGCATGTTTTTATGGGCGTTCTGGGATCCATACGAAAATTTAGATCAGATTCCAGTCGCGGTTGTTAATAGTGACAATGGAGCGGATTTTGAAGGGGAGCATCTTGAAATAGGGAATGAGCTTGTCGATAAGTTGAAAGATGAGCCTGAATTTAAGTGGGATTTTGTTGATGAAGAAGAAGCAAATAAAGGTCTTGAAGATCAAACCTATTATATGAAGATTCATATCCCAGAAGATTTTTCTGAGAAATCGACCACCGTTCTTGATGAACATCCTGATAAATTAAACTTAGAATATGTGCCAAATGAGAGTTTTAACTTCTTGGCTGGGCAAATAGGCGGAACGGCTGTTAGTGAAATCAAATCACAAATTGCTGAGAACATCACAGAGAATTATAGTGAGCTCGTCTTTGATAAGTTTAGTGAAATAGCTGATGGCTTGTCGGAAGCATCAGATGGCGCTGGTGAACTAGCTGATGGATCATCTGAGTTAAAAGATGGCACAAAGCAGTTGAAAGACAACTTAGCAAGTCTGAATGAAGGATCGATTGAGTTAACAAATGGTATTAGTAGTGCAGAAAACGGATCTATTGATCTTGCAAATGGCATTAGTGAAGCGAACCAGGGAACGACTAATTTATTAGATGGTTTGAAAGAAAAACAGCCACAAGTTAGTCAGTTAGCTGATGGATCTTCTCAACTCAGTAATGGGCTTGGTGAACTTAGCAGCAATATGGGAGATTTTAAAGGTGGACAAGAGCAACTTCTAGCTGGTGTGAAGCAAAGCAAAGATGGAACAAAGCAGTTGATGGATGGCCTAAATGCTTCAGTTTCAGCATTAGAAAATAAATCATTACCTTCTGTTGATGCAGAAGGACTGAAACAATCACTAACAAGTGGCGTGACGAATGCCTCAGCTGTTCCTAAGGAATTGCAGGGTGTTATAGAGTCAATTCAAGGAAGCGATCAGTATACGGATGAGCAAAAGCAAGCGCTGATTAGTCAGCTTCAACCAATTGCTGAGAAGTCTGGTACAGCAGCGAAGTCAGTTGGGGAAGCGGCAACACAATTTTCGAATGAGGCAGAGAAACTTTCAGGTGCTTCTTCTAATCTCGATGCTCTAGTAGAAGGGCAGCGGCAGTTAGCTCAAGGAGCAACAGCGTTATATGAAGGACAGGTTGACCTTGAACAAGGTCTTGAAAAATTCGGTGATAAAATTAACCAAGCCAGTGCTGGAATCAATCAATTGCATAATGGTGCAATACAGGTTGCTGATGGAACAAACACAGTGGCTTCTGGCTGGAACTCATTGATTGATAATGTAGGAACGTTAAATTCTGGCATGAATGAGCTCTCTAACGGTTCACAAGAATTAGCAAGTGGACTTTCGGAATTAGAAGGAGGCTCATCTGAGTTATCTACGGGCGCAGGGAAATTAGCAGATGGATCTAAAGACCTTGATAGCGGAGCTCAAAAATTAACAGATGGTACATCAGAGCTTCGGGATAAACTAGGAGATGCTGCGGAAGAGACGTCGAATACGAATGCTGATGATGAGACGTACAGTATGTTTGCTGATCCAGTTAAAGTAGATACAGAGGCTGTCTCAGGCGTACCAAACTACGGAACCGGATTTGCACCTTATTTCCTTTCCCTTGGTTTGTTTGTAGGGGCACTTCTCATGTCTATTGTCTTTCCACTTCGTGATCCAGCAGGAACGCCACGAACGGCAATTGGTTGGTTTATGAGTAAATACGGTATTTTATTAGTAGTTGGTGTGATACAAGCACTTGTCTCTGATGCTGTTCTTTTATATGCATTGCAGATTGAAGTGCAGAGTGTGCCGTTATTCTTACTCTTCTCTGTCGTATCAAGTCTCGCTTATATGACATTGATCCAATTCTTTGTTACGACGTTAGGAGATCCAGGGCGATTTGTAGCGATCATTATCTTGATTTTACAATTAACAACGAGTGCCGGTACGTTCCCACTTGAGTTGATTCCTGAAGGGTTACAAGTCTTTAATACTTGGTTGCCAATGACGTACACCGTTTCAGGATTGAAAGCTGTTATTTCCAGCGGAGATTTTGCATTCATGTGGAAGAATGTCTACGTATTATTAGGATTTATTGCAATCTTTGCTATTGGAACAATCACTTTCTTCTTTGTAGAATTGAAGAAACGTAAGAAACATGGGTTGGAACCTGCGATGAACGAATAA